In one window of Falco cherrug isolate bFalChe1 chromosome 12, bFalChe1.pri, whole genome shotgun sequence DNA:
- the LOC129737169 gene encoding uncharacterized protein LOC129737169, which translates to MDAPNLLEKGNIPQNRKFPCSQVAFYASIFVLIMISALVSVVLCLFHHKQAQELCWAHGSLKEPPTPNFTGPMGWEWHLEHCDGFVQKDHDEYLIIKQSGNYFIYSQVHRKQDLKDSFTLMLYKEPNILLNKAVGPNMGDEKGTVNFGRPFSLQKGDKLYCKGNFYLDYILAGNQTYWGLYKI; encoded by the exons ATGGATGCACCAAACTTGCTGGAGAAAGGGAATATTCCACAGAACAGGAAATTCCCATGTTCTCAAGTGGCTTTTTATGCTTCaatatttgttttgattatGATTTCAGCCCTGGTTTCTGTAGTCCTCTGTTTGTTCCATCATAAGCAG GCACAAGAGTTGTGCTGGGCACACGGATCTT TAAAAGAACCTCCTACACCAAATTTCACAGGTCCAATGGGCTGGGAGTGGCACTTGGAGCACTGTGATGGATTTGTGCAGAAGGACCATGACGAGTACCTCATAATCAAGCAGAGTGGCAACTACTTCATCTACTCTCAGGTCCACCGCAAACAAGACCTGAAAGACTCTTTTACACTGATGCTGTACAAAGAACCAAACATCCTCCTCAACAAGGCTGTGGGACCAAATATGGGAGATGAAAAGGGCACGGTAAATTTTGGGAGACCCTTTTCCCTGCAGAAGGGAGATAAGCTGTACTGTAAGGGAAATTTTTATCTTGACTATATTCTGGCAGGGAATCAGACTTATTGGGGCCTGTATAAAATATAG